A single genomic interval of Mycobacteriales bacterium harbors:
- a CDS encoding carbonic anhydrase, whose protein sequence is MTVTDDLLANNAEFASTFSGPLPMPPAKHVAVVACMDARLDVYRILGLKEGEGHVIRNAGGVVTSDVIRSLAISQRLLGTEEVILIHHTDCGMLTFSDDEFKKTIQDEVGIKPDWAVEAFTDLAEDVRNSVRRIESSPFLPHTSSVRGFIVDVATGRLNEV, encoded by the coding sequence ATGACGGTGACCGACGACCTGCTGGCGAACAACGCCGAATTCGCTTCGACCTTCTCCGGGCCACTGCCCATGCCGCCTGCGAAACATGTCGCCGTAGTGGCGTGCATGGACGCCCGGCTGGACGTCTACCGGATCCTCGGGTTGAAGGAGGGCGAGGGGCACGTCATCCGCAACGCCGGCGGGGTAGTGACCAGCGACGTGATCCGATCGCTCGCGATCAGCCAGCGGCTGCTGGGCACCGAGGAGGTCATCCTCATCCACCACACCGACTGCGGGATGCTCACCTTCAGCGACGACGAGTTCAAGAAGACGATCCAGGACGAGGTCGGGATCAAGCCGGACTGGGCCGTCGAGGCATTTACCGACCTGGCCGAGGACGTCCGCAACTCTGTGCGCCGCATCGAGTCGAGCCCCTTCCTGCCGCACACGAGCTCGGTTCGTGGCTTCATCGTCGACGTCGCCACCGGCAGGCTCAACGAGGTATGA